The following proteins come from a genomic window of Acidimicrobiales bacterium:
- the smpB gene encoding SsrA-binding protein SmpB has protein sequence MSPKARARSGTGASQRGTNGAGKRAPERYRRIAQNRRARHDYDLLETFECGIVLQGGEVKSLRAGRAALRDAYARVEGGEVWLVGAYVAPYEYAQGFGSHDPDRPRKLLLHRRQIDELVGKTKQQSLTLVPLSIYFRDGRAKVELALARGRRTYDKRRAIADRDAEREVARAAARHRRGE, from the coding sequence ATGTCACCCAAAGCACGCGCTCGTTCGGGGACGGGGGCGAGCCAGCGAGGTACCAACGGGGCGGGAAAGCGAGCTCCCGAGCGGTACCGCCGGATCGCCCAGAACCGGCGCGCCCGGCACGACTACGACCTGCTCGAGACCTTCGAGTGCGGGATCGTCCTCCAAGGGGGCGAGGTGAAGTCGCTGCGGGCGGGCAGGGCGGCACTTCGCGACGCCTACGCCCGGGTCGAGGGAGGCGAGGTCTGGCTCGTGGGCGCCTATGTGGCACCCTACGAGTACGCCCAGGGCTTCGGCAGCCACGACCCCGACCGTCCTCGCAAGCTGCTCCTTCACCGGCGCCAGATCGACGAGCTGGTCGGCAAGACGAAGCAGCAGTCCCTGACGCTGGTGCCGCTGTCCATCTACTTTCGTGACGGCCGGGCCAAAGTGGAGCTCGCCCTGGCCCGCGGCCGCCGCACCTACGACAAGCGCCGCGCCATCGCCGACCGAGACGCCGAGCGCGAGGTGGCCAGGGCCGCGGCCCGCCATCGGCGCGGTGAATGA